In Vibrio tritonius, the following are encoded in one genomic region:
- a CDS encoding helix-turn-helix transcriptional regulator, protein MTEISLNTPLAEAIGAINSPTFTTHLMHLIELLCPFDCAVVMGFNGDQRPIYLYDSIKNHRDLLFQRYLVSSFKDDPFYTQLRAKKEQGVYLLKEVAQNNLLFQDYCAQFYHQTGWKDELCMLVNIEADRWVAFYLGYVDEIQQFSSESIRRLESHFTIIQALCQQHWRQSEFRLAEPLLDVTSYSGQMRQLIEHGLSSFGQDLLTNREQTIAGLMVQGLDTKLIAKRLNIAEGTVKNHRKRIYAQLNIASLSELFQLFLNHLITLSRS, encoded by the coding sequence ATGACAGAGATTTCACTAAATACACCGCTTGCCGAAGCAATTGGTGCCATCAATTCGCCAACATTCACAACCCATTTAATGCATCTTATTGAGCTGCTCTGCCCTTTTGATTGTGCGGTAGTAATGGGGTTTAATGGCGATCAGCGACCAATCTATCTTTATGATTCGATTAAGAATCATCGTGACTTATTGTTTCAGCGCTATCTGGTCTCATCGTTTAAAGATGACCCGTTTTATACGCAACTCAGAGCCAAAAAAGAGCAAGGGGTCTACCTCCTTAAAGAGGTAGCGCAAAACAATCTCCTGTTCCAAGACTACTGTGCGCAGTTCTATCATCAAACCGGTTGGAAAGATGAACTCTGTATGCTGGTCAATATTGAAGCCGACCGTTGGGTTGCTTTTTACTTGGGTTATGTGGATGAAATACAACAGTTTTCATCTGAGTCTATTCGCCGTCTTGAAAGCCACTTCACCATTATCCAAGCACTTTGCCAGCAGCACTGGCGCCAGAGCGAATTTCGCCTTGCCGAACCACTGTTGGATGTCACTTCCTATTCAGGGCAAATGCGTCAACTTATTGAGCATGGTTTAAGTTCATTTGGGCAAGATTTACTGACCAATCGTGAACAAACCATTGCGGGATTGATGGTGCAAGGCTTAGATACGAAACTGATTGCCAAACGTTTAAACATCGCGGAAGGGACGGTCAAAAATCACCGTAAACGCATCTATGCGCAACTGAATATTGCGTCGCTAAGTGAATTGTTTCAGCTTTTTCTCAATCATCTCATTACCTTATCAAGATCATAA